One genomic window of Acomys russatus chromosome 29, mAcoRus1.1, whole genome shotgun sequence includes the following:
- the LOC127211367 gene encoding 60S ribosomal protein L37a-like, with translation MAKRTKKVRIVGKYGTRYGASLRKMVKKIEISQHAKYTCSFCGKTKMKRRAVGIWHCGSCMKRVAGGAWTYNTTSAVTVKSAVRRLKELKDQQKGYRLRLA, from the coding sequence ATGGCGAAACGCACCAAGAAGGTCAGGATCGTCGGGAAATACGGGACCCGCTATGGTGCTTCCCTCCGgaaaatggtgaagaaaattgaaatcagcCAGCACGCCAAGTACACTTGCTCCTTCTGTGGCAAGACCAAGATGAAGAGACGAGCCGTTGGCATCTGGCACTGTGGTTCCTGCATGAAAAGAGTGGCTGGTGGGGCCTGGACCTACAACACCACTTCTGCGGTCACGGTGAAGTCTGCTGTCAGGAGACTCAAGGAACTGAAAGACCAGCAGAAGGGCTACCGTTTGAGACTTGCCTAG